One genomic region from Populus nigra chromosome 8, ddPopNigr1.1, whole genome shotgun sequence encodes:
- the LOC133701047 gene encoding uncharacterized protein LOC133701047 isoform X4, with protein sequence MHGRSPYFNFQKRKGRGKTKSSMKRLEAEMAEIGEQQKRVKKGQMEIRERFKEMEFECDQLKKETFLISKQAGRNQQRLNLMFKIVKAREENNISEADKLTQSLRECMKHNMKNNP encoded by the exons ATGCATGGCCGGTCACCATATTTCAATTTTCAG aaaagaaaaggacgtggaaaaacaaaatcaagcatGAAAAGGTTGGAAGCAGAGATGGCAGAGATCGGTGAACAgcaaaaaagagttaaaaaaggGCAAATGGAAATAAGGGAGAGGTTTAAGGAGATGGAATTTGAGTGTGATCAACTCAAGAAGGAAACATTCCTTATCTCGAAACAGGCTGGACGCAATCAACAACGACTAAATCTTATGTTCAAAATCGTAAAAGCtcgagaagaaaataatatttctgaAGCTGACAAACTCACTCAATCTCTTCG AGAATGCATGAAGCACAACATGAAAAACAATCCGTGA
- the LOC133701047 gene encoding uncharacterized protein LOC133701047 isoform X3, whose amino-acid sequence MKIRQGVTMDISTSSEEFQQKRKGRGKTKSSMKRLEAEMAEIGEQQKRVKKGQMEIRERFKEMEFECDQLKKETFLISKQAGRNQQRLNLMFKIVKAREENNISEADKLTQSLRECMKHNMKNNP is encoded by the exons ATGAAAATAAGACAAGGAGTTACAATGGACATCAGTACCAGTTCCGAGGAATTtcaacaa aaaagaaaaggacgtggaaaaacaaaatcaagcatGAAAAGGTTGGAAGCAGAGATGGCAGAGATCGGTGAACAgcaaaaaagagttaaaaaaggGCAAATGGAAATAAGGGAGAGGTTTAAGGAGATGGAATTTGAGTGTGATCAACTCAAGAAGGAAACATTCCTTATCTCGAAACAGGCTGGACGCAATCAACAACGACTAAATCTTATGTTCAAAATCGTAAAAGCtcgagaagaaaataatatttctgaAGCTGACAAACTCACTCAATCTCTTCG AGAATGCATGAAGCACAACATGAAAAACAATCCGTGA
- the LOC133701047 gene encoding uncharacterized protein LOC133701047 isoform X1 translates to MHASKFTQPFQGFELFTLGTTAGQLERCMAGHHISIFRCQLGKKRKGRGKTKSSMKRLEAEMAEIGEQQKRVKKGQMEIRERFKEMEFECDQLKKETFLISKQAGRNQQRLNLMFKIVKAREENNISEADKLTQSLRECMKHNMKNNP, encoded by the exons atgcatGCAAGTAAGTTCACCCAACCCTTTCAAGGATTTGAACTCTTCACCTTGGGAACGACAGCTGGGCAGCTTGAAAGATGCATGGCCGGTCACCATATTTCAATTTTCAGGTGCCAACTTGGCAAG aaaagaaaaggacgtggaaaaacaaaatcaagcatGAAAAGGTTGGAAGCAGAGATGGCAGAGATCGGTGAACAgcaaaaaagagttaaaaaaggGCAAATGGAAATAAGGGAGAGGTTTAAGGAGATGGAATTTGAGTGTGATCAACTCAAGAAGGAAACATTCCTTATCTCGAAACAGGCTGGACGCAATCAACAACGACTAAATCTTATGTTCAAAATCGTAAAAGCtcgagaagaaaataatatttctgaAGCTGACAAACTCACTCAATCTCTTCG AGAATGCATGAAGCACAACATGAAAAACAATCCGTGA
- the LOC133701047 gene encoding uncharacterized protein LOC133701047 isoform X2: MECQTTTGKRACRSTESRFQKRKGRGKTKSSMKRLEAEMAEIGEQQKRVKKGQMEIRERFKEMEFECDQLKKETFLISKQAGRNQQRLNLMFKIVKAREENNISEADKLTQSLRECMKHNMKNNP; encoded by the exons ATGGAGTGCCAAACGACAACTGGGAAAAGGGCTTGCAGATCGACTGAGAGCAGGTTTCAG aaaagaaaaggacgtggaaaaacaaaatcaagcatGAAAAGGTTGGAAGCAGAGATGGCAGAGATCGGTGAACAgcaaaaaagagttaaaaaaggGCAAATGGAAATAAGGGAGAGGTTTAAGGAGATGGAATTTGAGTGTGATCAACTCAAGAAGGAAACATTCCTTATCTCGAAACAGGCTGGACGCAATCAACAACGACTAAATCTTATGTTCAAAATCGTAAAAGCtcgagaagaaaataatatttctgaAGCTGACAAACTCACTCAATCTCTTCG AGAATGCATGAAGCACAACATGAAAAACAATCCGTGA
- the LOC133701397 gene encoding uncharacterized protein LOC133701397 codes for MDQCTRNAFAEERSTANKAQKRKRTGKKHANMRRLKAKMAEIGEQQKRIKKGQMEIREKFEEIEFECDQLRKETLLISQQAACNQQRLNLMLKIVKAREDNNLSEADRLIQCLREGMMKQTWKKL; via the exons ATGGATCAGTGCACCAGGAATGCCTTCGCTGAAGAAAGATCGACTGCGAACAAGGCTCAG aaaaggaaaagaactgGCAAAAAACATGCAAACATGAGAAGATTAAAAGCAAAGATGGCAGAGATTGGTGAACAACAAAAACGTATTAAAAAGGGGCAAATGGAAATCAGAGAGAAGTTTGAAGAGATTGAATTTGAATGCGATCAACTGAGAAAAGAAACGTTGCTTATATCACAACAGGCTGCGTGCAATCAACAACGCCTGAATCTAATGCTCAAGATCGTGAAAGCACGAGAAGACAATAATTTGTCTGAAGCTGACAGGCTTATTCAATGTCTTCG agAAGGCATGATGAAGCaaacatggaaaaaattatga